The following proteins are co-located in the Marinomonas profundi genome:
- the guaA gene encoding glutamine-hydrolyzing GMP synthase, translated as MSQDIHAHKILILDFGSQYTQLIARRVREIGVYCEVRAFDMENQEVIDFDPKGIILAGGPESVPEPGSPRAPEAVFTLGVPVFGICYGMQTMAEQLGGKVQGSDIREFGYAQIRKHEGPALFDGIQDHIANNGVALLDVWMSHGDKVIAMPEDFTLMASTDSCPIAAMANETKKFYGVQFHPEVTHTLQGGRILSRFIVDICGCDTLWTPANIAQDAIERMQEQVGDRKVLLALSGGVDSSVVAALLHKAIGDQLTCVFVDNGLLRLNEGDQVMKMFADNMGVKVIRVDAEDLFLGKLAGENDPEKKRKIIGNTFIEIFDEESSKLDGIDFLAQGTIYPDVIESAASKTGKAHVIKSHHNVGGLPDDMKMELVEPLRELFKDEVRKLGLELGLPYDMVYRHPFPGPGLGVRILGEVKKEYADILRRADAIFIEELRRSGWYDKTSQAFAVFLPVKSVGVVGDGRRYEYVVALRAVETIDFMTARWAHLPYELLETVSGRIINEIEHISRVTYDVSSKPPATIEWE; from the coding sequence ATGTCGCAAGATATCCACGCTCATAAAATTCTTATTCTTGATTTTGGTTCTCAGTACACTCAGCTGATTGCGCGTCGTGTTCGTGAAATTGGTGTTTACTGTGAAGTTCGTGCTTTTGATATGGAAAATCAAGAGGTTATCGACTTCGATCCAAAAGGTATCATCCTTGCTGGTGGCCCTGAATCCGTTCCTGAGCCAGGTTCTCCACGAGCTCCGGAAGCCGTATTTACATTGGGTGTGCCGGTCTTTGGTATTTGTTACGGCATGCAAACCATGGCAGAGCAGTTGGGCGGTAAAGTTCAAGGCTCTGACATTCGTGAGTTTGGTTACGCGCAAATCCGTAAACATGAAGGTCCAGCATTATTTGACGGTATTCAAGATCATATCGCCAACAACGGCGTTGCTTTGCTTGATGTGTGGATGAGTCATGGTGATAAAGTTATCGCTATGCCAGAAGACTTTACTTTGATGGCATCGACTGACAGCTGCCCAATTGCCGCCATGGCAAACGAAACGAAGAAATTTTACGGTGTGCAATTTCACCCCGAAGTAACGCATACGTTACAAGGCGGCCGGATTCTGTCTCGCTTCATTGTCGATATTTGCGGCTGTGACACTTTATGGACGCCTGCCAACATTGCGCAAGACGCTATCGAGCGTATGCAAGAACAAGTTGGTGATCGTAAAGTATTGTTAGCCTTGTCTGGTGGTGTGGATTCGTCTGTCGTTGCTGCTTTGCTTCATAAAGCGATTGGCGATCAATTGACTTGTGTGTTTGTGGATAACGGTTTGCTTCGTTTAAACGAAGGTGATCAGGTTATGAAAATGTTCGCTGACAACATGGGTGTGAAAGTTATCCGTGTTGATGCGGAGGACTTGTTCCTTGGTAAGTTAGCTGGCGAAAACGATCCTGAGAAAAAACGTAAGATCATTGGTAATACTTTTATCGAGATCTTCGATGAAGAGTCTTCTAAATTAGATGGCATTGATTTCCTTGCTCAGGGCACGATTTACCCTGACGTAATCGAATCTGCGGCTTCAAAAACTGGCAAGGCTCATGTTATCAAGTCTCATCACAATGTTGGTGGTCTACCTGATGATATGAAAATGGAGTTGGTTGAGCCACTTCGTGAATTGTTTAAAGACGAAGTGCGTAAGTTGGGTCTAGAGCTAGGTCTTCCTTATGACATGGTTTATCGTCACCCGTTCCCAGGTCCGGGTTTGGGTGTGCGTATCTTGGGTGAAGTGAAAAAAGAATACGCTGACATCCTTCGTCGTGCGGACGCTATCTTTATCGAAGAATTGCGTCGCTCTGGTTGGTACGACAAAACAAGCCAAGCCTTTGCTGTATTTCTTCCAGTTAAATCGGTCGGTGTTGTAGGTGATGGTCGTCGTTACGAATACGTGGTGGCACTTCGTGCCGTTGAAACCATCGACTTCATGACCGCTCGTTGGGCTCATCTTCCTTACGAATTATTGGAAACGGTTTCTGGTCGCATCATTAACGAAATCGAACATATTTCTCGCGTGACTTACGATGTATCTTCTAAGCCACCGGCGACGATAGAGTGGGAATGA
- the sfsA gene encoding DNA/RNA nuclease SfsA, whose protein sequence is MRFPTPLIEGKLIKRYKRFLSDIELPNGEVVVAHCPNTGSMKRCQQDGARVWLSKSDNPKRKLAYTWELVEVDDKYLACINTGYPNKLVGEAIANGVVTELVGYAEQKAEVKYGEKSRIDWLLTGDDGRKCYVEVKNVTLLEEGGLGYFPDAVTDRGRKHLYELAKMVEEGHRAVMFFCVSHTGIDSVTPAAHIDKKYAQTFKEVVAKGVEVIAYRVAIDLLEMKIVHPVSVFMPE, encoded by the coding sequence ATGAGATTTCCAACGCCCTTAATAGAAGGGAAATTGATTAAACGCTATAAGCGCTTTTTGTCGGATATCGAATTGCCGAATGGCGAGGTCGTGGTGGCGCATTGTCCGAATACGGGATCAATGAAGCGATGCCAGCAGGATGGTGCTCGAGTATGGCTGTCTAAAAGTGATAATCCAAAACGTAAGCTGGCTTATACGTGGGAGCTGGTGGAAGTCGATGACAAATATTTGGCCTGCATCAATACGGGTTACCCTAATAAGTTGGTTGGCGAAGCGATTGCCAATGGTGTTGTGACAGAGCTTGTTGGGTATGCAGAACAGAAAGCAGAAGTGAAGTATGGTGAAAAAAGTCGTATCGATTGGTTGTTGACTGGTGATGATGGTCGCAAGTGTTATGTAGAAGTCAAAAACGTCACCTTGTTAGAAGAGGGTGGTTTGGGGTATTTTCCTGATGCGGTGACGGATCGTGGGCGTAAACATCTATATGAATTGGCTAAAATGGTGGAAGAGGGTCATCGTGCGGTGATGTTTTTTTGTGTGAGTCATACTGGAATTGATTCCGTCACGCCTGCTGCGCATATCGATAAAAAATACGCGCAAACTTTTAAAGAGGTAGTTGCAAAAGGTGTTGAGGTTATTGCGTATCGAGTGGCAATTGACCTATTGGAAATGAAAATAGTGCACCCTGTGTCAGTTTTTATGCCTGAATGA
- a CDS encoding cold-shock protein: MSDVVTGTVKFFNETKGFGFITQDSGPDVFVHFSAINTSGFKTLAEGQKVEFQVAQGKKGPEAQNVTPL, encoded by the coding sequence ATGTCTGACGTAGTAACTGGTACAGTAAAATTTTTCAACGAAACTAAAGGTTTCGGTTTCATCACTCAGGATTCTGGTCCTGATGTTTTTGTTCATTTCTCTGCAATCAACACTTCTGGTTTCAAAACTTTGGCTGAAGGCCAAAAAGTTGAATTCCAAGTAGCTCAAGGCAAAAAAGGCCCTGAAGCTCAAAACGTTACACCTTTATAA
- a CDS encoding DUF2058 domain-containing protein: MAVKSLQEQLLGVGLVDKKKVKKLKAETLQNKQKIKKGKMAATDESGRQEVLKQQRLEKAEKDRALNLERQKLAEQKAIQGQIRQMIEQNRIRKEDGDIAYHFTDAKKVKKLYIRQSMHDDLSRGRLAIVKLDQQYELVPEPVAIKINERDPSYVLVCNNRVESIEDDPYADFQIPDDLMW, translated from the coding sequence ATGGCAGTGAAGTCATTACAAGAGCAGTTATTGGGTGTCGGGCTGGTTGATAAAAAGAAAGTTAAAAAATTAAAAGCCGAAACATTGCAGAATAAACAGAAAATCAAAAAAGGAAAAATGGCCGCTACTGATGAGAGTGGACGTCAGGAGGTGTTGAAGCAGCAGAGGTTGGAGAAAGCAGAAAAAGACCGGGCTTTAAATCTTGAGCGTCAAAAGCTGGCCGAACAAAAAGCGATACAAGGCCAAATTCGGCAGATGATAGAGCAAAATCGAATTCGTAAAGAAGACGGAGATATTGCTTATCACTTTACCGACGCTAAAAAGGTAAAGAAGTTATATATCAGGCAGTCAATGCATGATGATTTAAGTCGTGGTCGTTTGGCTATTGTTAAGCTTGATCAGCAGTATGAGCTTGTTCCTGAGCCTGTGGCTATTAAGATTAATGAGCGAGATCCTTCTTATGTGCTTGTTTGCAATAATCGTGTTGAAAGTATTGAAGATGACCCTTACGCTGACTTCCAAATCCCAGATGATTTGATGTGGTAA
- a CDS encoding porin: MKKSIIAMAVSSAALASVSAYAAEGSTVDVYGNIQYAYADKEAGGNFEDNGSTVGLKGDTKINDDLSAFFKYEVEFEADQKKDGPDSGKANLDQAFVGLKGSFGKVQVGSFDNIYNNAIQDAVDQYEYLGVTNADRTSEGDTIAYFSPSINGFEVQAAVQVKGDASEGQATNANYDKSSSMMVVKYSTGIVSAALGYDTRANTVDAEETTGLAVTVMPLDNLSVTAKYETTKDTQDVLGLAARYGYGVGDVYASYQNVDPDAAGSDSFNEYAAGITYSLASNIYVFAELGEFENAKSSTTDTQTAVGVYYGF, from the coding sequence ATGAAAAAATCGATTATTGCTATGGCTGTATCAAGTGCAGCTCTTGCGTCTGTATCTGCTTATGCTGCTGAAGGCTCTACAGTAGATGTTTACGGTAACATCCAGTACGCCTATGCTGACAAAGAGGCTGGCGGTAACTTTGAAGACAATGGCTCTACTGTTGGCTTGAAAGGCGACACGAAAATTAATGATGACCTAAGCGCTTTCTTCAAATACGAAGTTGAGTTTGAGGCTGATCAGAAAAAAGATGGTCCTGATTCTGGAAAAGCTAATTTAGACCAAGCTTTTGTTGGTTTGAAAGGTAGTTTTGGTAAGGTGCAAGTTGGTTCGTTTGATAATATCTACAACAATGCTATCCAAGATGCAGTAGATCAGTATGAATATCTAGGTGTAACAAACGCCGATAGAACATCTGAAGGCGATACTATTGCTTACTTCTCTCCTTCTATAAATGGTTTTGAAGTGCAAGCCGCTGTGCAAGTGAAAGGCGACGCAAGCGAAGGACAAGCTACGAATGCTAACTATGACAAATCATCTTCTATGATGGTTGTTAAGTACTCTACTGGCATCGTGTCTGCGGCATTGGGTTATGACACTCGTGCTAACACTGTGGATGCTGAAGAGACAACAGGCCTAGCGGTTACTGTTATGCCTCTAGATAATTTGTCTGTTACGGCTAAATACGAAACAACGAAAGACACTCAAGACGTTCTTGGTCTAGCAGCACGTTACGGCTATGGTGTTGGCGATGTGTACGCATCTTACCAAAATGTTGATCCTGACGCGGCAGGCTCTGATAGCTTTAACGAATACGCTGCTGGCATCACTTATAGCCTAGCATCAAATATTTATGTATTTGCTGAATTGGGTGAGTTTGAAAATGCTAAATCTAGCACTACAGATACTCAAACAGCAGTGGGTGTTTACTACGGTTTCTAA
- a CDS encoding cupin domain-containing protein, with translation MLNMDFTQPLFIDTNKVNWVVSPMPGVYRKPLAREEAERGHATSLVRYDAGSVFRPHPHPLGEEILVLQGVFSDEQGDFSAGSYFRNPPGSSHAPYSVEGCLLLVKLHQFQNADLNQVYINSPQIWSSKASETFPLYQFGSERVWLVRIQNGENILAELDLSGSVELFMISGQAQYGDELISSGVWLRDADFSLAHWSVASNCFIWVKSGHF, from the coding sequence ATGCTCAATATGGACTTTACTCAACCCTTATTTATTGACACGAACAAGGTAAATTGGGTGGTCAGTCCTATGCCTGGTGTTTATAGAAAGCCATTGGCAAGAGAAGAAGCGGAGCGTGGTCATGCGACAAGCTTGGTTCGTTATGACGCGGGGTCGGTGTTCCGTCCTCATCCCCACCCTTTAGGAGAAGAAATTCTTGTTTTGCAAGGCGTTTTTTCTGATGAACAGGGTGACTTTAGTGCGGGCAGCTATTTTAGGAATCCGCCAGGCAGTAGTCATGCTCCGTACAGTGTGGAAGGTTGTCTTTTATTGGTGAAGTTACACCAGTTCCAAAACGCAGATCTTAATCAGGTTTATATTAATTCTCCGCAAATTTGGTCATCTAAGGCGTCAGAGACTTTTCCTCTTTATCAATTTGGTAGTGAGCGCGTTTGGCTTGTTCGTATTCAGAATGGTGAGAATATATTGGCTGAATTAGACTTATCGGGCTCTGTTGAGTTATTTATGATATCAGGACAAGCGCAATATGGTGATGAGTTAATTTCTTCAGGTGTATGGCTACGAGACGCTGATTTTTCATTGGCTCATTGGTCTGTCGCGTCTAACTGTTTTATTTGGGTAAAATCAGGGCATTTTTAG
- a CDS encoding fumarylacetoacetate hydrolase family protein — protein sequence MKHIVPEQKRIFLPIVDSDQLFPVGRVYCVGRNYAEHSKEMGDDPERDPPFFFAKDASNVVPALFSATTHIAYPMATSQFEYEVELVVAIGKGGRHLTLEQASEAILGYAVGLDMTRRDLQAQAKKKGRPWEVGKSFDESAPVSPILLKNNQLSAVVLKAEIGLKVNGEMKQVSHISNLTWSIEEVICKLSDVFELRPGDLIMTGTPENVGAVQAGDEIVAWVEHLGEIRVCVTD from the coding sequence GTGAAACATATTGTACCGGAACAAAAACGAATATTTTTACCTATCGTGGATAGTGATCAGTTATTTCCTGTCGGGCGAGTTTATTGTGTTGGTCGTAATTACGCTGAGCATTCCAAGGAGATGGGCGATGACCCAGAAAGGGATCCGCCATTCTTTTTTGCGAAAGACGCCTCAAATGTTGTGCCTGCCCTGTTTTCAGCGACCACTCATATTGCTTATCCTATGGCCACGTCACAGTTTGAATACGAAGTTGAGTTGGTCGTTGCTATCGGAAAGGGTGGTCGTCATTTAACGCTGGAGCAAGCTAGTGAGGCGATTTTAGGTTATGCCGTTGGTTTGGATATGACGCGACGCGATCTTCAAGCACAGGCGAAAAAGAAGGGGCGTCCATGGGAAGTAGGCAAATCATTTGATGAATCGGCGCCTGTGAGCCCCATTCTTTTAAAAAACAATCAACTTTCTGCGGTTGTGCTAAAAGCGGAAATTGGTCTAAAGGTAAATGGTGAAATGAAGCAGGTGAGTCATATTTCGAATTTAACCTGGTCGATAGAAGAAGTGATTTGCAAGTTGTCAGATGTTTTTGAACTGCGTCCAGGCGACTTAATCATGACGGGCACACCAGAGAATGTTGGGGCGGTGCAAGCCGGTGATGAAATAGTCGCTTGGGTTGAGCATCTGGGGGAAATTAGGGTTTGTGTTACTGATTAA
- a CDS encoding tRNA-uridine aminocarboxypropyltransferase — translation MKIWLLSHSEELKKTTGTGRLVKDVLGQQCDIIVWSRVAPSEAILHLSPTNTLLIYPSEKPEQTDTDDDQLNVDNIIIIDGTWQQARKIYNQSPYLKIFKHHEITAVNSVYKKRRNQKNQGLCTAEVAIHLLNKYQHPATAILFDRFTAFNQ, via the coding sequence ATGAAAATTTGGCTGCTCTCTCACAGTGAAGAGCTTAAAAAAACCACAGGCACAGGAAGATTGGTAAAAGATGTACTCGGCCAGCAATGTGACATTATAGTATGGTCTAGAGTAGCGCCTAGCGAGGCCATTTTACATCTATCTCCAACCAACACCTTATTGATTTATCCAAGCGAAAAGCCAGAGCAAACCGACACGGATGACGATCAATTAAACGTCGATAACATCATCATTATCGATGGCACTTGGCAACAAGCCAGAAAAATCTACAACCAATCACCCTATCTCAAAATATTCAAGCACCATGAGATAACCGCGGTAAACTCCGTTTATAAAAAGCGACGTAACCAAAAAAACCAAGGACTATGTACCGCTGAAGTCGCCATTCATTTATTAAACAAATACCAACACCCAGCGACAGCAATATTATTTGATAGATTTACCGCGTTTAATCAGTAA
- a CDS encoding ammonium transporter, which yields MTHTNSAVETLISSSNTLFMLLGAIMVFAMHAGFAFLEVGTVRHKNQVNALVKIMTDFAVSALVYFFIGYQLAYGINFFDSATILAQEQGYHLVKFFFLMTFAAAIPAIISGGVAERAKFYPMLVSAAVIVGVAYPFFEGIVWNGNFGIQSWLEAQYGAPFHDFAGSVVVHAFGGWVALAAILLLGTRKGRFRNGKLVAFAPSNIPFLALGAWILCIGWFGFNVMSAQTLEGVSGLVAVNSLMAMVGGIIAAMLFGKKDPGFIHNGPLAGLVAVCAGSDIMHPIGALATGAIAGAIFTYLFTYIQQRFQHLDDVLGVWPLHGVCGAWGGIAAGIFGSESLGGLGGVSVTSQLIGSLGGVLIATLSGLIVYGVIRTITGLRLSEEEEFNGADLSIHKIGSIGKE from the coding sequence GTGACCCACACAAATAGTGCAGTGGAAACCTTAATATCCAGTTCAAACACGCTTTTTATGTTACTTGGCGCCATCATGGTGTTTGCCATGCACGCCGGATTCGCTTTTCTAGAAGTTGGAACCGTGCGCCATAAAAACCAAGTAAATGCACTGGTCAAGATCATGACGGATTTTGCCGTATCCGCTCTTGTTTATTTTTTTATTGGCTATCAATTAGCTTACGGTATTAATTTTTTTGACAGCGCCACAATATTGGCCCAAGAGCAAGGTTACCATTTAGTAAAATTCTTCTTCTTAATGACCTTTGCCGCCGCCATTCCAGCCATCATCTCAGGCGGTGTCGCAGAACGTGCAAAATTTTACCCCATGCTAGTGTCTGCTGCTGTGATAGTCGGTGTTGCCTACCCATTTTTTGAAGGCATTGTCTGGAACGGGAACTTTGGCATTCAAAGCTGGCTCGAAGCGCAATACGGCGCACCTTTCCATGACTTTGCCGGATCCGTTGTGGTGCATGCATTTGGCGGCTGGGTCGCTCTAGCCGCTATTTTATTGCTTGGCACTCGTAAGGGGCGCTTTAGAAACGGCAAACTCGTTGCTTTTGCCCCTTCCAACATTCCTTTCTTAGCATTAGGTGCTTGGATACTTTGTATAGGCTGGTTTGGCTTTAACGTCATGTCGGCGCAAACGCTTGAAGGCGTGAGTGGTCTAGTGGCTGTCAATTCCCTAATGGCAATGGTGGGCGGCATCATCGCCGCCATGCTATTTGGAAAAAAAGACCCAGGCTTTATTCATAACGGTCCATTAGCCGGACTCGTCGCCGTATGCGCGGGATCTGACATCATGCACCCTATCGGCGCTCTAGCAACGGGCGCCATTGCCGGTGCCATTTTCACCTACTTGTTTACATACATTCAACAAAGGTTCCAACATCTTGATGATGTCCTAGGTGTGTGGCCCTTACACGGTGTTTGTGGCGCTTGGGGCGGTATTGCAGCAGGTATATTTGGATCTGAAAGCCTAGGAGGGCTAGGAGGCGTTAGCGTCACATCACAACTAATAGGCAGCTTAGGTGGCGTTCTAATAGCAACACTAAGCGGCCTTATTGTTTACGGAGTCATTAGAACAATAACGGGGTTGCGCCTAAGCGAAGAAGAGGAATTCAACGGCGCGGACTTATCCATTCATAAAATTGGCTCTATCGGTAAAGAATAG
- a CDS encoding cold-shock protein has translation MSGQLVSGIVKWFNDEKGFGFIEREGGADVFVHFRSINGNGRRTLSEGQSVTFEVTQGQKGPQAENVTPA, from the coding sequence ATGTCAGGTCAGTTAGTATCAGGTATTGTTAAGTGGTTTAATGATGAAAAAGGATTTGGCTTTATTGAACGCGAAGGCGGTGCTGATGTTTTTGTTCATTTTCGCTCTATAAATGGCAACGGTCGTCGTACTCTCTCAGAGGGTCAAAGTGTGACGTTTGAAGTCACTCAAGGGCAAAAAGGTCCTCAGGCTGAGAATGTTACCCCAGCCTAA
- a CDS encoding glutathione S-transferase has product MRVIFTRWEVILRPVLYSFRRCPYAMRARYVIAFLGIPVHLREVVLKSKPAALLALGGRSSVPQLIDVDGVRYPESLDIIFWALSKCDHKAKFAPLWPKNSVQQNKIKAWIAYNDHTFKYWLDRYKYADRYPEYDEGYYRARGEVFLQRLERRLNKKTFLLGERESLADMAIFPFIRQFAAVNQVWFDASQYPSVKSWLDGFIRSEIFQSVVMVKYPVWQAGQGEVSFPA; this is encoded by the coding sequence ATGCGTGTCATTTTTACCCGATGGGAGGTTATTTTGCGGCCTGTGCTGTATTCGTTTAGGCGTTGTCCTTATGCTATGAGGGCCAGATATGTTATTGCCTTTTTAGGCATCCCTGTGCATTTGCGGGAAGTGGTTTTAAAATCTAAGCCTGCTGCGCTTTTAGCCTTGGGCGGTCGATCCAGTGTGCCTCAGCTTATTGATGTCGATGGTGTTAGATACCCAGAGAGTCTAGATATTATTTTTTGGGCACTGTCAAAATGCGATCATAAAGCAAAGTTTGCTCCGTTATGGCCTAAAAATAGTGTGCAGCAAAATAAAATAAAAGCGTGGATCGCTTACAATGATCACACTTTTAAATATTGGTTAGATCGATACAAATACGCTGATCGCTACCCTGAATATGATGAGGGCTATTATCGAGCCCGGGGAGAGGTTTTTCTACAAAGGTTGGAGCGGCGTTTAAACAAAAAGACTTTTCTCTTAGGTGAGCGTGAAAGCTTGGCTGATATGGCGATTTTTCCGTTTATACGTCAGTTTGCTGCGGTCAATCAGGTTTGGTTTGATGCCTCACAATACCCTAGTGTGAAAAGCTGGCTTGATGGTTTTATCCGTTCTGAGATATTTCAATCGGTCGTGATGGTTAAGTATCCAGTGTGGCAAGCGGGGCAAGGGGAGGTGTCCTTTCCCGCTTAA
- a CDS encoding outer membrane protein assembly factor BamD → MGFHHSLLRFSGIVSFSLFIVACSSQQVQEPDLPERVYYDKAQQALQENLPSTAIKHLKDLDSRYPFGEFSTRAELDLIYAQMEAADFIAAHASAERFIKNHPEHDSVGYAYYMRALSTYKGAESLMSRYLNLDPSERDSRELSKAFRELADFTARFPNSTYAPDAKARMYYLREMVARHELQVARYYLKRKAPLSALRRSQEVIQHYPSTRSIEDALAISVQSYQDLQQTELAQTNLTVLKKSFPSSTHLNAQGEFIPLKQPSDADPGFLYWVTFGLID, encoded by the coding sequence ATGGGATTTCATCACTCGTTGCTCCGTTTCTCTGGAATAGTAAGTTTTTCTTTATTCATCGTCGCCTGTTCGAGTCAGCAAGTACAAGAACCAGACCTGCCTGAGCGCGTCTATTACGATAAGGCGCAACAAGCGCTGCAAGAAAATCTGCCTTCTACCGCCATAAAACACTTAAAAGACCTAGATTCTCGCTATCCATTTGGAGAATTCAGCACCCGCGCAGAACTGGACTTAATTTACGCCCAAATGGAGGCGGCAGACTTCATCGCGGCACACGCCAGCGCTGAACGTTTTATCAAAAACCACCCAGAACACGATTCCGTCGGTTACGCTTATTACATGAGGGCTTTATCGACCTACAAAGGTGCAGAAAGCCTAATGTCGCGCTACTTGAACTTAGACCCAAGCGAGCGAGATTCAAGAGAACTATCAAAAGCCTTTAGAGAATTGGCCGACTTTACGGCTCGCTTTCCAAATAGCACTTATGCGCCAGATGCCAAAGCTCGCATGTATTACCTGCGTGAAATGGTAGCACGCCATGAACTACAAGTAGCGCGCTACTACCTAAAAAGAAAAGCACCTCTTTCTGCATTGCGTCGCAGCCAAGAAGTCATTCAGCATTATCCAAGTACACGATCTATTGAAGATGCGCTGGCCATCAGCGTTCAATCCTATCAAGATCTGCAGCAAACAGAACTGGCACAAACCAACCTTACCGTACTAAAGAAGAGCTTTCCCAGCTCAACACACCTAAACGCTCAAGGTGAGTTTATCCCTCTCAAACAACCCAGCGATGCCGATCCTGGTTTCTTATATTGGGTAACGTTCGGTTTAATCGACTAG
- the rluD gene encoding 23S rRNA pseudouridine(1911/1915/1917) synthase RluD, producing the protein MAERIVKEAQVPFDLGGNRFDQIATELFSDYSRSRIQSWIKEGALKVDGQVIKPKEKLFGGETVSLDIVIEAQEEHEAQEMALDVVYEDDDIIIINKPAGLVVHPAVGNRDGTLMNAILHHAPETAHIPRAGIVHRLDKETTGLMVVAKTLAAQTDLVVQLQERSMGREYEAISIGVMTGGGVVDEPIGRHPHNRQKQAVEPVNGKDAVTHYRLVERFKNHTHIRLKLETGRTHQIRVHMAFIQYPLVGDPQYGGRLKMPKACSPELQDELRHFRRQALHAKKLELSHPITGEWMTWEIDLPDDMKKLLDALKKDTVESGSNDSEYF; encoded by the coding sequence ATGGCAGAGCGCATAGTAAAAGAAGCCCAAGTTCCATTCGATTTGGGCGGCAATCGGTTTGATCAGATCGCAACAGAATTGTTTAGCGACTATTCTCGTTCGCGAATTCAGAGTTGGATCAAAGAAGGTGCCCTAAAGGTAGATGGGCAGGTGATCAAGCCGAAAGAAAAATTATTTGGTGGAGAGACCGTGTCACTGGACATAGTGATCGAAGCCCAAGAAGAGCATGAAGCGCAAGAAATGGCGCTAGATGTTGTATACGAAGATGACGATATCATCATTATTAATAAGCCGGCTGGTTTGGTTGTGCACCCAGCGGTGGGTAACCGAGATGGCACCTTGATGAACGCGATTCTTCATCATGCGCCAGAAACGGCGCACATTCCTCGTGCAGGCATTGTCCATCGTCTTGATAAAGAAACCACGGGCTTGATGGTGGTTGCTAAGACACTGGCCGCGCAGACGGATTTAGTCGTGCAGTTGCAAGAGCGCAGCATGGGGCGTGAGTACGAAGCGATTTCTATCGGCGTGATGACCGGTGGTGGCGTGGTCGATGAGCCGATCGGTCGTCATCCACACAACCGCCAGAAGCAAGCGGTAGAGCCTGTTAATGGTAAAGACGCGGTAACGCATTATCGTCTGGTGGAACGTTTTAAAAACCATACGCATATTCGCTTGAAGCTAGAAACAGGACGTACCCATCAAATTCGTGTACACATGGCTTTTATTCAATATCCATTGGTTGGCGACCCTCAATATGGCGGTCGATTGAAAATGCCAAAGGCTTGTTCGCCAGAGTTGCAAGATGAGCTGCGTCACTTCCGTCGTCAGGCATTACACGCCAAAAAACTGGAGCTTTCTCACCCCATCACCGGAGAGTGGATGACGTGGGAAATCGATTTGCCAGATGACATGAAAAAATTATTGGATGCACTTAAAAAGGACACTGTGGAGTCTGGTAGTAACGATTCTGAGTACTTTTAA